A section of the Desulforegula conservatrix Mb1Pa genome encodes:
- a CDS encoding ATP-binding protein, producing ERGSVMLTSNLPFSKWEQIFKDPMTTAAAIDRLVHHSIILELNLPSYRLEKSKQKINEEKSEENAP from the coding sequence GAACGTGGATCTGTCATGCTCACAAGTAATCTTCCCTTTTCCAAATGGGAGCAGATTTTCAAGGATCCCATGACTACCGCCGCTGCCATTGACAGACTTGTACATCATAGCATCATTCTTGAACTTAACTTGCCAAGCTACAGGCTGGAAAAGTCAAAACAGAAAATTAACGAGGAAAAA